The Gardnerella leopoldii genomic interval TAAAACACGCTGCTGCCTTTTAATACCAGCCAATTTCGCGCGAATGCTTTACTGCTCCACTAGGTGTTTTATATTTGCCCTTAATGTAACTTAGACCCCAGCTAATTTGTATTGCGGCATCTTCATGCCAATTAGCTCCTGCGCTGCTCATTTTATTTCCAGGAAGAGCTTGAGGAATGCCATAAGCGTGTGAGCTAGGATTTTCTGCGTTCCATCTCCATCCAGATTCCTTATTCCATAACCATAAAAGATCTTCCCATTCTTTACCGGTCCAACCCATTTGCGCAGCCGCGCCCTGAGCAAATAGTTTAGCTTGTTCTGGAGTAGCATGTACAAGGCTATCGGGATTAGAGCTTGGAGCGGGTGCAGGTGGATTAGCTGCAGGTGCGGGGGCAGCAGATGCGGTTTGTTGTTGAGTTTGTGATGTTTGCGCACCATTGTTACCATTCTGGTCTTTGCTTTGAGCCTGATTTTGCGTTTTCTGATTTTGTTGAGTTTGCTGTTGGCTGTTTTTCTTCTCCTGTTTTGCAGGCTGCTCAGTATTCTGCTTTTTGTGTTGAGAGTTTGTTTGTTGTTTGGATTGTTTTGACTTTTGTGTATTTGTATTATTTTTGTGAATTGGTGCGGGAGCAGCCTTACCTACAGCAATAACTTGATTAACTGCAGGCTTTACCAAATTTTGCGAAACTAGAGTTGCGCTTTCTGCTTTGCCATCTACGTATGTAACGTTATAAACATCTTCCCGCTCACCATTCACGCCAACTTGTTGTACAACGCGAGAATTTGCTGGAAGTTTAGGATCTACTACAGTTTGTGTGGCAAAAGGTAATGAAACCGTACGAGTTTCTTTGCCATGAGTAACTCGAGAAACACGTAAAACAGTATTTCCATCATCTTCTTCTACGCTTACGCGATCTTCCTTGCCGAGCACTATACCTTGAGAATCAAGAATTGCGCTCGCAGGTAAGTCTCCATTTTGCACAACGCGTGTTTTCCCGTCAGCGATAACGCTAATTGGACCTTTTTTATTAATCGATAAGCCGCAAGTTAGTTTATCGTAAATATTTTGCAAATTTACTGTAATTCGTGAAGCGTTCTTAGCATTAGCTTTAAAAAAGCCGATTAATTGATCGACACTAGTTGCAACAGTCCAGAACGGTATAGTTACTCCATCTACAGTGATAGAAGTTTGATAAGCACTGCGAACTGTTACAGTAGAATGATTTGTGAGAATATCTCCAGAAGAAGAAATAATTTGATCGTGAGTTTTTACTGGCACGTGTTGTTCTTCCAATAAACGTATTGGATTTGTTGAATAAGTGCTTACAATACGCGTTTTTCCATTTACGATCATTGCAACAGATTTTTTAGCTGTAAATATAAACAAGCTTGTTGCTGTGAGTGATATAGATAAAACGCAGGCGATTATTCTTGCACGACGCATCACTATTAATCGTCTAGGCGTCCATCGACGTGCCATACAATCACTCCCTTCGCAATAATGCTAACTTTTCTATTATACCTTCAGTTTGGCATTCAAAATCGAATGCAAAACAAAATAAAAGTGGGGGCGGGAGAGAAGGGGATATTCCCGCCCCCTATGAGGTGGAGCTGGTTGGGGGACGCTCCACTCTCACCTCGGAAACCCTGAGTTGGGGGAAGGTTCCCGAGTTCTTACTCGCGAAAAGTTTTTTGTTATAAAGATGATCATGTGCGCAGATATAGATTTGTCATTTTCATAATACGCCATAATTGGCACTGTATATGAAAAATAGAAATCTTTTCTATTTTTGAATAGTTAATTAGCCACTATCCCCTCTGCTTTAATCATTTCACGTCATTATATGTGATACGAAAGATAACAAAACTATAGTTCTGGAATATGTGAACAAAAAATAAGAAATACTCACGAAACGAGTGGAATAAAAATGGAGCCTCCTGCCGGGATCGAACCGGCGACCTGCCGCTTACAAGGCGGCCGCTCTGGCCATCTGAGCTAAGGAGGCGATGTTTTCTCGTTAGCATAACAAATCATGCTAAGTAGAACAATTGATTAGTGTACCATATGCCACGTCATTACAAAATTACGGCGATGTTGAATATAGAAACGGCGTGTTTTTTGTTGTTTATATTTGTGTATTTGGCAATATAAGGCATTAACATAATGCAGTATGGAAGATACAAGCATGTTCGATTTGCAGCCAGGGAATAATGTAGGCGGATACACGCTTATTTCTAGGCTTGGCGGCGGCGCAATGGGGTCAGTTTGGCGCGTTAATGACGATGGCGGCAATCAATATGCTATGAAAATATTACGTGCTTCTGTTCGTACAAAACAGAGTGAAGATGAGGATTCTGAGCAGGAACGTGCTCGAATGCGTTTAAAACGTGAAGCTTTGGCTTTGCAGAGGATTCATCATCCAGGTGTTTGCGCGATAGTGGATATGGAATTAGATGCTTCAATCGCTTTTATTGTGACAGAATTGATTGAAGGACATAATTTGCGCGAAGACGTGGATGAGAATGGGCCCTATATTGCAGATGATTTAGAGCGTCTTGCGCATAAGCTTATTGAAGCTGTTAAGGCAGTTCATGAAGCCGGTATTGTTCATCGCGATATTAAACCAACTAATGTAATGATTTCTGCTACTGGACCAGTATTAGTAGATTTTGGTATTGCGATGGGTGAAGGTGAAAGCCATGTTACTCGCACGGGATTAGTGATGGGCACTCCTGGTTTTATTGCTCCAGAAATTATTGAAGGCGGAGATTCAGATGAACTTACAGATTGGTGGTCTGTTGCTGCTGTGCTTGCATTTGCGGCTACCGGTAAGCCTGTTTTTGGCACAAAGCCTATGATGGCGGTTTTGGAGCGTGCTGCCTCAGGCAATGCAGATTTAACTGGGTTGCCTCCTAGAACAATGGCTGCTTTTCGTAAGGCGTTGAATCCGATTCGAGAACAGCGTTGCATGCTATCTGATTTAGAAAATGCAATTAGTCAAGATGCTATGGATCCTTTAGCCTGGCCGGAGGTGAACCGCCCTTTTGACCGTAATGCCACTAACATAACTATGCGTAAAATGTGGCGTGAAACGAGTCGTGAAACAAAAGAAAAAACTGCTATACTAACAAATTCTCGTACCTGCGATGCAGCTGGTACAGCTGGCATAACAAATCTTAACTCTGATGGAGAAACGCCAACCGTAACTGTTCGTTCTACTACTGTTATGCCGCATTCATTAGATAGTGAAGACGATAAAACATTTTGTGTAGATGAAAAAACACGAATTAATGCGTTAAACGATGTCGATTTACAGCATATACAGAACGACAATTCAAACAATTCACGTATTGCACAATCTTCAAAACTTATTCATGCTTCTAATAACGTTTTTGATAATGACAATATTGAAAATGAAGCAGGCGATTCCCTTCATGTTAAAAGTGATGAAGTGCCTTCTGTTGATCATACTCTTAATCAACATGATTATGTGCGTAAAGGAACATGGATACTGCTGATTTGTATAATTCTTCATTTAGCCATTGCTTGCTTAAGCATTCTCGATTCTATTGGTTTTGCGATGGTTTTTATGTGGATTAGTGCAACATCCGGCTACAGTATTTCATCAAGCTTGCGAAGATGGCAACTTAACGATGGAATAATTCCTCGTCATGATTCTGTAGTGCGTATTGCAACTTTGCCATGGCATATTATTCGAGGATTCGTCTACATGCTTCCACGAGTTATAGCTATTGTGATTTCTGGAGGTATTGGAGCTGTTATATATCCATTTCTCTGTGGTGATAATCCTGAATTACTTTCTATAGATGTTGGATCCTTGCGTATTCTTTTGCCAGCTTACTCACCTAATATTTTTTCAAATACTGCATTTGGATATACTCTAGGATTTATTGTTGCATGGGTTGTTTTTGCTGTAGTTAAATGGACTACAAAATTCCGTTTAGGATTAGGTGCGTTATTTTATTCTGGAAAATCATTTGAAAAATAAAAATAGTACGATACGTAATGTGTATTTTCCGTTGATGCCATCTACTAAACTGTGGTGAGGTTATTATTTCATTAGCAAGAATGCTGCTAGGAACTAGTCTTAGCATGCGAAATAAAGGGTTGAAGGATAACAATGCCTAAAATTCAGATGCGTGATAATAAGCAGGGAGATTCATCTGCTACTCGCCTACAAAGAACCATAGAAAATCGCGAACGTGCCGCGCGTGAGCGTCGTCAGCAAGCAATTATCGGCGTTATTGTAGTAATTATTGTTGCGGCTATGTTGGCTGCTGTAGGCATTACTGCGTATCAGGCAGCTTACGTTCAGCCTCAGAAAAAAGTAGAGCAATCTGCAAAATCTAATCATAATTTGGATAATATTGATCCAAGTATTCGTCCAAGCGGTGTTAATTCTAAGAATGGAATTCTTCTTAGCAAGGATGGGTACGGTAAGCAAGCTGCTGGTGCTCCTACAGTTGCTACTTATTTTGATCCTTTGTGCCCTGGTTGCGGAAACTTTAATCGTACTGTTGATGAAACTTTAATTAAAATGGTTGAAGCAGGTCAAATTAACCTAGAACTTCACCCAATGTCATTCTTGGATGGACTTTCTACTGACCATTACTCGACTCGTGTTTCTAGTGCTATTGCTTATATCGCTTCATATGATAACGATCCAAAGCATTTGCTTCAGTTTATCAATGGTATTTTTAACGAAAAATTCCAGCCGGAAGAAGGCGAGGGATATAAGCCTGTAAGCAATAAAGAATTGATTAAACTGGCTAAGAAATCTGGAATTCCAAACGAAATTGCAAGTAAAGCTTTTAACCGCCAATATTTGAAGTGGCAGCTGCTAGTTAATAAATACACTCCTGATCGTAAGGAATTGTGGAATGTCAGCGGTTCAAATAAAGGATCTATGACAACTCCAACAGTAACTATTAACGATAAATTGCTTGATATGAATGCCATTAATGAGAAAAAAATGAAGGTGCTTGATGCTCTGCTTCATTGCATTGGCTTGGATAAAAAGCAAGTTGGAGTTGCAGGTCAGATGCCTAAAGTGTCTGACACTAGTTCCCCTATTGCATTGTAAATAAGCTAAATTATAGAAATATAAATTATTAAATAAAAACGGACGTTGAGTGTATTCTTAACGTCCGTTTTAGTATAGAAATTACTTAATTTTATTTATAAATCAAGCGGCTTGCTCTTATATGTAACTTTTGGCATATGGCCAGATTTGCCAACATGTTCTTTATCGATTCCCAAAGACTTTAATATAGCTTCCAAAGGATCCATCTGCTTTTCAGAAGCTGCATTGAGATCTACTAGCTTACCATTAATTGTTACTGTTGGAGTTGTCATAGCGCCTTTATTAGAGCCAGAAACATTCCATAAAGCTTTTTCTTCTGGAGTATTCTCATTAATAACTTCTTGCCACTTAACATAGTGTAGGTTAAAGGCTTCATTCGCAATCTTATTTGCAACTCCAGCATCTTCAGCTAAATCAATAAGAGCTTTATTCGGTGTTGCTTGGTATCCATCGCCTTCTTCCGGCTGGAATCTTTCACTAAAGATGCTATTGATAAACTGAAGCAAATGCTTTGGATCGTTATCATATGAGGCGATATAAGCAATACCGCTTGAGACGCGATAAGAATATTGATCTGAGCTAAAACGATTTAAGAATGACATAGGGTGAAGTTCTAGGTTAATTTGACCTGCTTCAACCATTTTAATTAAAGTTTCATCAACAGTACGATTAAAGGATCCGCAACCAGGGCACAAAGGATCAAAATAAGTAGCAACTGTAGGAGCACCAGCAGCTTGCTTACCGTACCCATCCTTGCTAAGAAGAATTCCGCCTTGTAAATTAGATGCCGGTGGGATGTCAGAAGAAGGCAGTTTTTTAATCTCTTTGGCTATTTGGGAGTTTGCTGTATCCTCAATTTGTGTATCTGGCTTATTGGTTGTTGGATTTTCAATTTTTACTTGTGGTTTATTGATTGAATTGTAATAAGTCATAAACCCAGCTCCTGCAGCGAATGCAAGAATAACTAGTGCTATTACGATGCCAATTAAGCTTTTACTATAAGGGGTATTTGATTTTTGTATTTCATCATTTGTTGTTTCTTGTTGTTGATCCATAGTTATTCTCCTTTTGTGCGTCTTACTCGACACGCCGAGTTTATGCAAAATACTGATTTTTTGCTGTTTTTCTAAGATAAACATGATATATTAAGGCATGGCTCAACGAAGAGAACCTTCAATGGACCAGGTAAGTAAACTGTGGACGATTGATACCCGCCGATGTAGGAATTGGGGTCATGAGTGCACACCCTTCACTACGGATCGTTCGGCACGTACCTGCCGATGAAAGGACATATCATGGCAGAAGTTGTATTTGATCATGTGACTCGTATATACCCGGGCAACGATAAGCCTTCGGTTGATGACTTGAACATGACTATTAAAGATGGTGAGTTCCTCGTACTCGTTGGTCCATCTGGTTGCGGTAAGTCAACTACTTTGCGTATGTTGGCAGGTCTTGAAGAGGTTAACAAAGGACGTATCCTCATCGGCGGTCAAGATGTTACTACAATGCAGCCAAAGGATCGCGATATTGCAATGGTCTTCCAGAATTATGCACTGTATCCACACATGACAGTTGCTGATAACATGGGCTTTGCTTTGAAGATTGCTGGTGTTCCTAAGGAAGAAATTCGCAAGCGTGTTGAAAAAGCTGCAGAAGTGTTGGATTTGACAGAGTATTTGGATCGTAAGCCGAAGGCTTTGTCTGGTGGTCAGCGTCAGCGTGTTGCTATGGGTCGCGCAATTGTTCGTGAACCAAAAGTCTTCCTCATGGATGAGCCTCTTTCCAACCTTGATGCTAAGCTCCGCGTTCAGACTCGTACTCAGATTGCTGCTTTGCAGCGTCAGCTTGGTGTTACTACTCTGTACGTTACCCACGATCAGACTGAAGCTTTGACCATGGGCGATCGCATTGCAGTGATTAAGCTTGGCGTATTGCAGCAGGTTGGAGCTCCTACTGAGCTTTATGACCGCCCTGCAAATGTATTCGTTGCAGGCTTCATTGGCTCGCCATCCATGAATATCAATCAGCACCCAGTTGTAAACGGTCGAGCTCAGATCGGTGAGGATTCTATAGTTCTTCCAGCTGAGGCTGTTGACAAGCTCACTGCAGAAGATAACGGACAGATTATTGTTGGCTTCCGTCCAGAAGATGCAAGCTTGGCAACATCCGATGATCCAAATGCGTTCTCCTTGAAGGTAATGAACGTGGAAGATCTCGGTTCCGATGGCTATATCTACGGCAATATCATCACCGATGGTTCTCCTGAGGAAGCATCTACGATGATGTCTGATCAAAACAAGCTCACTACTATTCGCGTGAACCCACGTGCTCTTCCAAAGGTTGGCGACACCGTGAAGATCAAGATTGATCCATCTAAGATGCATCTGTTCGCACCTTCTACGGAGTTGCGTTTGAACTAAAAGTGTTGGTTTGCCTGCTTATATGAGCTAGTAAGCAAACTTTCGGTATAAGGTATAGCGGGGTTCGCAGTATGACGCGAACCCCGTTTTTGGCACAAAAAAGCAGCATAATAAGTGTGCAATAATACATCATTACAATGCATCGCTTATTATATATAGTTGTTATCAATAATTCGTCGGTGGTTGAGCTGTGTTTATCTGGAATGCAGTGATATCGTTGGCATGAGCTTGATTGGTAAATAAACTTTATGGAATGGAATGACGCTCCTCAATTAGACCCGCGTGCTGTGCAAGCAACTTCGGTATCTGCACAGGACGAGAATGCGTCGTCTCAAGAGCCGCAGGCACTGAAGATTACTGCGGCTAGTTCAGATCCAAAAATGTTTACACTGCCTTGGGAATTACCACTTTCTCAATGGCCTGCTGATTTATTCGTGAATTTGCCGCGTGGTATTTCTCGTCACGTTGTGCGATTTGTTCACGTTGGCGATGAAGTGTATGCAATGAAGGAAATTACTCGTCAAGTTGCAGAACGTGAGTATGAGCTTTTGCGTAGGCTTCGTAAACTTGAGTTGCCTACAGTTACTCCTATAGCTGTTGTTGCAGGACGCCATGACGCTAATGGTGAAAAGCTTGAGGCAATGTTAGTTACGAAACATTTAAAGTTCTCACTACCATATCGTGCATTATTTGCTCGTACGTTGCGTCCGGATACTGCAGAGCGCCTTATCGATGCGCTTGCTGTTCTTATGGTGCGCTTGCATCTTTCTGGCTTCTATTGGGGCGATGTATCGCTTTCCAACGTGCTGTTTTTGCGAGATGCAGATGCTTTTTCTGCATTCCTAGTTGACGCAGAAACTGGTGATTTGCATGGAAGTTTAACAGAAGGTCAACGAGAATACGATATCGATTTAGCCCGAACCAACATTATTGGTGAGCTTATGGATTTGAGCTCCGGTCAGCTTTTACCGACAGAAGTAGATGAAATCAGTATAGGAAATCGTCTAGTAGATCGCTATCATTCGCTTTGGAGTACGCTTACTGACGTTGATAAGTTCAGTCCTGATGAGATGTGGCGAATTGAACGTCGTGTCAATCGTCTAAATGAGCTTGGTTTCGATGTTGACGAGTTAGAGATGAAGACTTCAGAAGATGGTCGAAGGGTTTTGGTTCGACCTCGCGTTGTGGATGCTGGTTATGCTTCCCGCAAGCTTCTTCGTCTTACTGGATTGGACGTTCAAGAGAATCAGGCTCGAAGGCTTCTGAACGATTTGGATGCGTATCGCACTTCTACATGGCGTCAAGGTGAAGAGCTGGAAATCGTCGCAACTGATTGGATGCGTGAAATTTTCGAGCCAACAGTTCGTATGATTCCTCCTGAGTTCCGTTCGCAAATTGAACCAGCTCAGTTCTTCCATGAAGTGTTGGATCATCGTTGGTTTATGGCAGAAAAAGTTGGCCATGACGTTGCTATGCAAGATGCTGTAACTAGCTATATTAAGAACGTATTACCACAGTACAAAATGGATAAGCATGTTCTTGCTGCTATTAATGCAGATGCTGATTCTGGCGTTGTGGATGATGAATACACGTATTCTTCTCCAGCACCTGTAGGCCACGATATAGTTGAAGATGATCAAGATGCTAGTGTTTGGGCGAGTTGAGTATTGCGTTATATAAGTAATTAGCTAATTCTCAACAAGTATGGCATTGATTGTCGTTTTTGATCTTAAGTGAATTTTTCGTAGGGGGAGCTTCGACTCCCCCGTTTTTTTTTATTGCAGTTTACTCGCTTACCCTAAATTTGGATATAAAAAAGTGCCCCCTGTGGGACTCGAACCCACAACCCAAGACTTAAAAGGACTCTGCTCTGCCAATTGAGCTAAAGGGGCAACAAATGCCAAGTATACTACATTCAATCGACGAAGTGAATATCGTGTGAACTTATGCGTGTTATATATATTTATTGCAGTATTCCGAGTGACTCCAGTTTTGCTTTTATTTGTGTTGCAGATGGCTCAACCATAAAAGTATTATCCGCAAAAGTAACAACTGGAATGTGCTTTTGATTGCTAATTTCAATCGCTTTTTCTTCAGCACCTTCTTCTGTTTCAATATCGTGCCAAACGAATGCCACACCATACTGGGTTAGCGCAGCTTTTGCACGTTTGCAATCTCCACACCAATCTGCACCGTATACATTTACGGTAGGCTGATCTGACATAAAATCCTCCTTAATGATTTTGTGAATTCAAATTTTGCGTAATAATAGCTCGTGCTATTTATTACTACTTTTATTAGTGTAATAGATGCAGATGTACTTAAGCATATTGACGTTGAAGTGTGACAAAGATGAGAAAAAATAGTGAAATGTATTGCTAGTGTCCCTTGACTTTCATAGTCTTGATGTCATGAATATGGTTATGGATATGAACATGCTAATTTGGTTTGCGGCTGCGGCTGTTGTTATTGCCATCTTATTAGTAACAGTTGCAGTGATTTTGCGCATTCACAGCAATAGTCATGGACCAGTAATTCCTGAAAGCGTTGATAGTTCAATCGATACAGGCAAAACTAAAGCGCGTGGAACAAAAAAATCTGGAAAACAGATAGAAAGTAACATAGCTGTTATACCTAATGAAGAAGTAAAGTCTGAATTATTGCCAGAAAGTACTTCTTCGCGTATTAAACGTCTTCGCGAACGTTTGGCTCATAGTGCAAATCCATTTGGTCGTGCATTGTTTAATATCATAAGCAAGGACCATCTTTCGGAAGAAGATTGGGAAAATGTAGAAGATACTCTTCTTATGGCCGATGTTGGCTCTCGAGCTAGTGAAGAATTAGTAGAAGATCTACGCAAAGATGCACGCATTGCTGGTACTTCTAGTTCAGAAGATGTGCATTCAGCATTGCGTACGAAACTATTGAAAATAGTAGATGAAGACGCTGATCGACGCTTAAATGCAGATAAATCAGATGCGCATCATCCTAGCGTTATTATGATGGTCGGCGTTAATGGCACCGGTAAAACCACTACTGCTGGTAAATTAGCGCGATTGTTTATTGCCCAAAAACGTTCAGTAATGTTTGCTGCAGCAGATACTTTTCGTGCGGCTGCAGCTGATCAACTTGAAACTTGGGCGTCTGCAGTAAGCGTGCCAGTTGTTCGTGCAGATAAAGATGGTGCTGATCCTGCTTCTGTTGCTTTTATTGCTGCGAATAAGGCAAAAGAAGAACAAACTGATTTATTGATTGTAGATACTGCTGGTCGTTTGCAGAATAAAGCAAATTTAATGGAAGAGCTTGGCAAAATTCGTAGGGTTATAGAAAAAACTATGCCTGTTGATGAAGTATTGCTGGTATTGGATGCTACTACTGGTCAAAATGGCATGTCTCAAGCAAAAGTATTTGCTGAAGCTATTGGCATTACGGGCGTAGTCCTTACTAAGCTTGATGGTTCCGCTAAAGGTGGAATTGTTATAGCTGTACAGCGTGAACTTGGTGTGCCGGTTAAGCTAGTAGGTCTTGGCGAAGGACCAGATGATTTGGTCCCGTTTGATGCTCAAAGCTTCGTAGACGGTCTGCTCGCTTAATGCTGAGCATTGATGTAGCTGCATGAGTGGTAGTTTTTAATCTTCCGCTAAAGTCTTTATGAGTTTTGGCTATAAGAGTTTCTCGGTACAATAGTTATATAAAGTAATACTTAAGCTGCAATGATGTTATTGTTGCGCTGTTTCAAATAATTGAGGTGAAAAATGACCACAATGGATCCGCAATGGGCATTGTTGGCTGGCGCGTTGGTGTTTATTATTACGCCGGGTATTGCCCTGTTCTATGGAGGCCGTGAACGCGCTACTTCCATGGTGAATATGATGATGCTTTCAGCTGGCGCTATTGCTGTAACTACACTGGTTTGGACGCTGTGGGGATGGTCGTTAGCTTTTGCTGGCAAAGATATGGCTGGTGGTGTTATAGGTGATCCATTGAGTGGTTTGCTATTCCGTGATTCGATGGTGGCAGATCATGGTGTGTTTACGTCTATGGACGCAAATTCCGGATTATCTGGCGGCATTCCTGCAGCTTTTCGCTTAGCATGTGCTGTTGTTGCAGTAGCGCTTATTACTGGAGCTCTAGCCGGTCGAGTGCGTTACGCTATTTGGCTTATTTTCGTAGCTGTGTGGATTACTTTAGTATTCGCTCCGTTAGCGCATATGGTGTGCGGTGGTGGATTGCTTTCGCCTAATGGTGCTATTTCACAGGCGTTAGGTATTTCAGTGCATGACTTCGCGGGTGGCTCTATATTGCATATTGCTGCGGCTGTTTCGGCTTTTGCGATTGTTATGATCATTGGCGGACATGCTCACTTCCCTCTTAAGCGTTTTGTTTTGCATATTAAGAATGTTGCGCATACGAGTGGCAACGCTAATTCTGGAGCTACTAATTCGCGTAATCCTAAAAGTCGTTTATCGCGCGCATTGTGGGCTGATGTTGAGCATGCTAAAAATGCCGCTAGTGAGACTGTTGTCTCTCCAGTTGCTACAGTAACTGAAGTTGCTGCAGAATCCACTGCAACGCAGTCAGCAGTTGAAAATGGTGTTGCTGCTCGCCAACCGCATAATGTTCCTTTCGTTATGCTTGGCGTTTTCTTGATTTGGTTCGGTTGGCTTGGGTTAATGATTGGTTCTTCTGCAGGCGTTCCTGGAGTTGCAGGTTATGCTTGGGTGAGTTCCACAATAACTGCTTCTGCTTCAATGCTTGCCTGGGGTGTGACTGAACGTTTACA includes:
- a CDS encoding aggregation-promoting factor C-terminal-like domain-containing protein; amino-acid sequence: MARRWTPRRLIVMRRARIIACVLSISLTATSLFIFTAKKSVAMIVNGKTRIVSTYSTNPIRLLEEQHVPVKTHDQIISSSGDILTNHSTVTVRSAYQTSITVDGVTIPFWTVATSVDQLIGFFKANAKNASRITVNLQNIYDKLTCGLSINKKGPISVIADGKTRVVQNGDLPASAILDSQGIVLGKEDRVSVEEDDGNTVLRVSRVTHGKETRTVSLPFATQTVVDPKLPANSRVVQQVGVNGEREDVYNVTYVDGKAESATLVSQNLVKPAVNQVIAVGKAAPAPIHKNNTNTQKSKQSKQQTNSQHKKQNTEQPAKQEKKNSQQQTQQNQKTQNQAQSKDQNGNNGAQTSQTQQQTASAAPAPAANPPAPAPSSNPDSLVHATPEQAKLFAQGAAAQMGWTGKEWEDLLWLWNKESGWRWNAENPSSHAYGIPQALPGNKMSSAGANWHEDAAIQISWGLSYIKGKYKTPSGAVKHSREIGWY
- a CDS encoding serine/threonine-protein kinase; its protein translation is MEDTSMFDLQPGNNVGGYTLISRLGGGAMGSVWRVNDDGGNQYAMKILRASVRTKQSEDEDSEQERARMRLKREALALQRIHHPGVCAIVDMELDASIAFIVTELIEGHNLREDVDENGPYIADDLERLAHKLIEAVKAVHEAGIVHRDIKPTNVMISATGPVLVDFGIAMGEGESHVTRTGLVMGTPGFIAPEIIEGGDSDELTDWWSVAAVLAFAATGKPVFGTKPMMAVLERAASGNADLTGLPPRTMAAFRKALNPIREQRCMLSDLENAISQDAMDPLAWPEVNRPFDRNATNITMRKMWRETSRETKEKTAILTNSRTCDAAGTAGITNLNSDGETPTVTVRSTTVMPHSLDSEDDKTFCVDEKTRINALNDVDLQHIQNDNSNNSRIAQSSKLIHASNNVFDNDNIENEAGDSLHVKSDEVPSVDHTLNQHDYVRKGTWILLICIILHLAIACLSILDSIGFAMVFMWISATSGYSISSSLRRWQLNDGIIPRHDSVVRIATLPWHIIRGFVYMLPRVIAIVISGGIGAVIYPFLCGDNPELLSIDVGSLRILLPAYSPNIFSNTAFGYTLGFIVAWVVFAVVKWTTKFRLGLGALFYSGKSFEK
- a CDS encoding DsbA family protein; this translates as MPKIQMRDNKQGDSSATRLQRTIENRERAARERRQQAIIGVIVVIIVAAMLAAVGITAYQAAYVQPQKKVEQSAKSNHNLDNIDPSIRPSGVNSKNGILLSKDGYGKQAAGAPTVATYFDPLCPGCGNFNRTVDETLIKMVEAGQINLELHPMSFLDGLSTDHYSTRVSSAIAYIASYDNDPKHLLQFINGIFNEKFQPEEGEGYKPVSNKELIKLAKKSGIPNEIASKAFNRQYLKWQLLVNKYTPDRKELWNVSGSNKGSMTTPTVTINDKLLDMNAINEKKMKVLDALLHCIGLDKKQVGVAGQMPKVSDTSSPIAL
- a CDS encoding DsbA family protein, with protein sequence MDQQQETTNDEIQKSNTPYSKSLIGIVIALVILAFAAGAGFMTYYNSINKPQVKIENPTTNKPDTQIEDTANSQIAKEIKKLPSSDIPPASNLQGGILLSKDGYGKQAAGAPTVATYFDPLCPGCGSFNRTVDETLIKMVEAGQINLELHPMSFLNRFSSDQYSYRVSSGIAYIASYDNDPKHLLQFINSIFSERFQPEEGDGYQATPNKALIDLAEDAGVANKIANEAFNLHYVKWQEVINENTPEEKALWNVSGSNKGAMTTPTVTINGKLVDLNAASEKQMDPLEAILKSLGIDKEHVGKSGHMPKVTYKSKPLDL
- a CDS encoding ABC transporter ATP-binding protein → MAEVVFDHVTRIYPGNDKPSVDDLNMTIKDGEFLVLVGPSGCGKSTTLRMLAGLEEVNKGRILIGGQDVTTMQPKDRDIAMVFQNYALYPHMTVADNMGFALKIAGVPKEEIRKRVEKAAEVLDLTEYLDRKPKALSGGQRQRVAMGRAIVREPKVFLMDEPLSNLDAKLRVQTRTQIAALQRQLGVTTLYVTHDQTEALTMGDRIAVIKLGVLQQVGAPTELYDRPANVFVAGFIGSPSMNINQHPVVNGRAQIGEDSIVLPAEAVDKLTAEDNGQIIVGFRPEDASLATSDDPNAFSLKVMNVEDLGSDGYIYGNIITDGSPEEASTMMSDQNKLTTIRVNPRALPKVGDTVKIKIDPSKMHLFAPSTELRLN
- a CDS encoding DUF4032 domain-containing protein, giving the protein MEWNDAPQLDPRAVQATSVSAQDENASSQEPQALKITAASSDPKMFTLPWELPLSQWPADLFVNLPRGISRHVVRFVHVGDEVYAMKEITRQVAEREYELLRRLRKLELPTVTPIAVVAGRHDANGEKLEAMLVTKHLKFSLPYRALFARTLRPDTAERLIDALAVLMVRLHLSGFYWGDVSLSNVLFLRDADAFSAFLVDAETGDLHGSLTEGQREYDIDLARTNIIGELMDLSSGQLLPTEVDEISIGNRLVDRYHSLWSTLTDVDKFSPDEMWRIERRVNRLNELGFDVDELEMKTSEDGRRVLVRPRVVDAGYASRKLLRLTGLDVQENQARRLLNDLDAYRTSTWRQGEELEIVATDWMREIFEPTVRMIPPEFRSQIEPAQFFHEVLDHRWFMAEKVGHDVAMQDAVTSYIKNVLPQYKMDKHVLAAINADADSGVVDDEYTYSSPAPVGHDIVEDDQDASVWAS
- a CDS encoding glutaredoxin domain-containing protein; translation: MSDQPTVNVYGADWCGDCKRAKAALTQYGVAFVWHDIETEEGAEEKAIEISNQKHIPVVTFADNTFMVEPSATQIKAKLESLGILQ
- the ftsY gene encoding signal recognition particle-docking protein FtsY, which translates into the protein MNMVMDMNMLIWFAAAAVVIAILLVTVAVILRIHSNSHGPVIPESVDSSIDTGKTKARGTKKSGKQIESNIAVIPNEEVKSELLPESTSSRIKRLRERLAHSANPFGRALFNIISKDHLSEEDWENVEDTLLMADVGSRASEELVEDLRKDARIAGTSSSEDVHSALRTKLLKIVDEDADRRLNADKSDAHHPSVIMMVGVNGTGKTTTAGKLARLFIAQKRSVMFAAADTFRAAAADQLETWASAVSVPVVRADKDGADPASVAFIAANKAKEEQTDLLIVDTAGRLQNKANLMEELGKIRRVIEKTMPVDEVLLVLDATTGQNGMSQAKVFAEAIGITGVVLTKLDGSAKGGIVIAVQRELGVPVKLVGLGEGPDDLVPFDAQSFVDGLLA